The following is a genomic window from Mycobacterium parmense.
GCGCGAAGGTCAGCGTGACGCGCGGTGAAATCGGCGAGCCCTACGCCATGGAGGCCAGCGGCGAGGTCTACGACGCGGCGCGGGCGGCCTTCCGGCAGGCGTGGGGCGCCGAGCCCATCGACATGGGCATGGGGGGCTCGATCCCCTTCATCGCCGAATTCGCCGCCGCGTTTCCTCACGCGAAGATCCTGGTGACCGGCGTCGAGGATCCGGGGACGCAGGCGCACAGCGTCAACGAGAGCCTGCATCTCGGTGTGCTCGAGCGCGCCGCGATCGCCGAAGCGCTGCTACTGGCCAACCTCGGTTGAGCTCAATGGACCGCGACGCCGCCGGGTCGAAGCAGCATCCGATTCATCCGGTCATCAGTTCCGGACAGTAGGCCTGGGCGCTGGCGCTGACGAAGTAGGCAGCTCCGTCGGGGCCCAGGCCGGGGTTGCCCTGAAAGACGCTCGAGACAACCGTCTTGTAGGGCGTGCCCTGCTTGAGCTCGCTGCACAGTTCGTGCGCCGAGTCGATGAGGGCCCGCCCGTCGGTGACTTCCAGTCCCATGCCGTTGCGGATGGTCTGGAGGAACTGCGCGTCGCCGGGATCCGCGTGGGCGGGCGCCGCGAGGGTGGTGGCGCCCGCCAGGACCGCTGCAAGGGATAGAAGCACCTTCATGAGAAGCCGAACCTCATTCCCGAGTCCAGTGAATACCGACAGCCATCTTCCCATGCGGGACGCCCCGGGCCATACCGGAGCGCAGCGCCGGCCGCCGGAACAGCGCAATCAGCACCGTGCCGCTTTCGGCACCCGTCAGCAGGTGGATCCGGCGAGGTCAGCGGGGAGGACCGAGAATGATTTGTCCGAACTTGTCCGCTCCCTCGACCAAACGCGAGGGCGAAATCTCGAAGCCCTCCGGACGCGGCATCGCCTTGTCGCGCCCGGAGTAGCGGAACATCCCTTCGATTCCTGCCGGTGTATTGATCATCAGGAGATCTGCTTTCTTCGACGTGATGCGATAGCCGTGCGGAATGTTCTTGGGTAAGAACACAATCCCGCCTTCAGCCAACTCCGTCTCCTGGTCGTCGACCCAGACCAGAGCTGTTCCCTTGATCAACATGAACACTTCGTCTTCCCGAGTGTGCTTGTGGTACGGCGGGGCTTCGCCCTCGCTCACATCGAAGCGTCCGATCATCAACTGCCCGGCGGTGGCCTTGCCGTCGAGCAAGATTGCCAGTGTGCCGCCGTCGAGCCATTCCAGTTGTTGCTGCTGCTCCGGTTGCGCCAGGTACGCCATGCTCATGAGGCATCCCGTTTCGTCGTCGATGCTGTAGGTGCACCGGCCGTAACCGTTGTCACTCCGTGGCCGTCGACGCCTGGGCGATGATCTGCGTGATCTTTGCTGCTGTGCTCGCGGCCTTCACGTTGTACTGCGCCGTCTCGATCTTGCCTTTTTCGTCGACCACGAACGTGGACCGGATGACGCCCTGCACGGTCTTGCCGTACATCTGCTTCTCGCCGTACGCACCCCACGCCGTCAGCACCTTGCGGTCCGGGTCGGAGAGCAGCGGGAACGTCAGCTTCTCCGCGTCGCGGAATTTGGCGAGCTTCTCCGGTTTGTCGGGCGAGATGCCGACGACGTCGAGGCCGGCGTCGTTGAGGTCGCGCAGATTGTCGCGGAAGGCGCACGCCTGCTTGGTGCAGCCCGGCGTCGAGGCGGCCGGGTAGAAGTAGACGATCACCCTGCGGCCCTTGAAGTCGGCGAGCGACACCTTGTTGCCGTCGGCGTCGGGCAGGCTGAAGGCGGGCGCTTTGTCCCCCGGCGCCAGCCGTGTGGTTTCGTTCAACGATCTCCCTTTCCATTCACCGGGGCGTCGGGTGCAGCGCCAGCTGATCTAGGGTAGTTCGGGCAGTGCTTCAGCCGGAAGCGGGCGACTTGGAGGACAGAGACGTGGCGGATCGGGACCCTGAGACCATCAAGCAGGAGATCGACCAAGCCCGCGACCAGCTGGCCGCCACCGTCGACTCGCTCGCCGAACGCGCCAATCCTCGCCGCCTGGCCGACGATCTCAAGGCCCGCGCCGTCGAATTCGTGAAGAAGCCGGTCGTGATCGTGTCGCTCGTAGGGATCTCGTCGGTGGTCGCCGTCGTGGTGGTCCGCAGGATCAGGGATCGCTGACGCCCGCACTGTCTGCGAGGTCGCAGGAGGAACCGCTCGCGTGCGCCCAAGGGCGTGATCGCGAGATGAAAGCGGGCTTTTCTACCTGAAAAGCAGAAAATAAATGCGATAAGGCCGCGGTGGCGATAATGTTCCTTTCGGGGTGTGAAAGGACGTCGAATATGTCTTTCGTGATCGCACTGCCGGAGATGGTGACGTCGGCCGCGTCGGATCTGGCCGGTATCGGATCGAG
Proteins encoded in this region:
- a CDS encoding DUF732 domain-containing protein: MKVLLSLAAVLAGATTLAAPAHADPGDAQFLQTIRNGMGLEVTDGRALIDSAHELCSELKQGTPYKTVVSSVFQGNPGLGPDGAAYFVSASAQAYCPELMTG
- a CDS encoding cupin domain-containing protein gives rise to the protein MSMAYLAQPEQQQQLEWLDGGTLAILLDGKATAGQLMIGRFDVSEGEAPPYHKHTREDEVFMLIKGTALVWVDDQETELAEGGIVFLPKNIPHGYRITSKKADLLMINTPAGIEGMFRYSGRDKAMPRPEGFEISPSRLVEGADKFGQIILGPPR
- the bcp gene encoding thioredoxin-dependent thiol peroxidase is translated as MNETTRLAPGDKAPAFSLPDADGNKVSLADFKGRRVIVYFYPAASTPGCTKQACAFRDNLRDLNDAGLDVVGISPDKPEKLAKFRDAEKLTFPLLSDPDRKVLTAWGAYGEKQMYGKTVQGVIRSTFVVDEKGKIETAQYNVKAASTAAKITQIIAQASTATE
- a CDS encoding DUF3618 domain-containing protein, translating into MADRDPETIKQEIDQARDQLAATVDSLAERANPRRLADDLKARAVEFVKKPVVIVSLVGISSVVAVVVVRRIRDR